One part of the Aspergillus luchuensis IFO 4308 DNA, chromosome 5, nearly complete sequence genome encodes these proteins:
- a CDS encoding uncharacterized protein (COG:S;~EggNog:ENOG410Q266) produces the protein MSDFNDRGRPVKRKREDWAGPGPGHRDNDKTSKAVEPSQQPSKAKAPPLFTEALSKDEKVASTGLAAETFRPLIRELQQRLDDHNPVLAEQDARLVADYRRLCESYVAQHAKCSRLEKENGQLQAAHARLVDENTQLNRRCRDEEARLCHFRDAIQKLRDGVIDVVETYENFKMTEASAASGADGPTQEQEKVAVIVPVVHVQEDQGTSASH, from the exons ATGAGTGACTTCAATGATCGGGGACGGCCggtcaagcgcaagcgcgaggACTGGGCAGGACCAGGCCCAGGACACCGTGACAACGACAAGACGTCCAAGGCTGTTGAACCATCCCAGCAGCCGTCGAAG GCCAAGGCACCGCCACTTTTCACGGAAGCGCTGtcgaaagatgagaaggttgCTTCCACTGGCCTGGCCGCCGAGACATTCCGGCCCCTGATTCGCGAGTTGCAGCAGCGACTGGATGATCATAACCCAGTCCTTGCAGAGCAAGACGCGCGACTGGTGGCTGACTACCGGCGCCTCTGTGAATCGTACGTCGCGCAGCATGCCAAGTGCTCGCGCCTTGAGAAGGAAAACGGTCAGTTGCAGGCCGCCCACGCCCGCCTCGTCGACGAAAACACCCAGTTGAACCGTCGCTGCCGGGATGAGGAAGCCCGCTTGTGCCACTTTCGGGACGCGATCCAAAAATTGAGGGACGGTGTGATTGACGTGGTTGAAACGTATGAGAATTTCAAGATGACGGAAGCATCCGCAGCGAGCGGTGCGGACGGACCGacgcaggagcaggagaaagtGGCGGTCATTGTACCCGTGGTGCATGTCCAGGAGGACCAAGGTACCAGCGCTTCTCATtag
- a CDS encoding uncharacterized protein (COG:B;~EggNog:ENOG410PQ5M;~InterPro:IPR036910): MPVTGCEDLRQHLPCISNGLPQASAKYAVRFDQPVSMVTVSAEIPYRVVSQPLVDGTHTLANSHIPMDGADANQTKPEPMCQNNRLRQSNRTVAMTRNDQVKRATLRLNLDLPCPLSELVNRTPHIPARDMCAWVHRPVETPPGGIATAWQDFTPNEFTHANDHQAISILTGRSWKMQTPHIRKQYKTLAVTEKQMHAGAHPGYRFSPSTKKKRSRTARARSQKLVLRSEAFPKVNRSSQPHAGSTSSNNDRISGPSTGPFLADEETLTQSIPSNTGGVGSLPSAASVWWQEIIYSQMASTEQVSAGTQPCFPVVTGQPGIPNSACIVPQSGCPGLEAVNGQSAFLTLSVTCEDCKVDGEYRLSPSKLHREFR, translated from the exons ATGCCTGTTACCGGTTGTGAGGATCTTCGGCAGCACCTTCCGTGCATCTCCAATGGTCTTCCCCAAGCTTCTGCGAAATACGCTGTG CGCTTCGATCAGCCTGTCTCTATGGTAACGGTTTCGGCGGAAATCCCCTATCGTGTGGTTTCACAGCCG TTAGTTGATGGAACGCATACTCTTGCGAACTCGCACATCCCAATGGATGGGGCCGACGCGAACCAGACAAAGCCAGAGCCTATGTGCCAGAACAACAGACTCCGACAGTCGAATCGCACCGTAGCCATGACAAGGAACGATCAAGTCAAGCGCGCAACGTTGAGGCTCAATCTAGACCTGCCATGCCCGCTGAGCGAATTGGTCAACCGCACGCCGCACATCCCGGCTAGAGACATGTGCGCCTGGGTACACCGTCCCGTCGAGACGCCACCAGGAGGCATTGCAACGGCATGGCAGGATTTCACGCCCAATGAATTCACTCATGCT AACGATCATcaggccatctccatcctcaccggacggagctggaagatgcaAACCCCCCACATCCGTAAGCAGTACAAGACGCTCGCAGTGACGGAGAAACAAATGCATGCTGGAGCGCACCCGGGATATCGGTTCTCGCCGTCAACCAAGAAGAAACGATCGCGGACTGCAAGAGCCCGTTCTCAGAAATTGGTGTTGCGTTCGGAGGCGTTCCCCAAAGTCAACCGAAGCTCTCAGCCTCACGCTGGGTCTACGTCGTCGAACAATGACCGCATCAGTGGACCCTCCACAGGACCATTCCTTGCAGATGAGGAGACCCTTACCCAAAGCATTCCATCGAATACAGGTGGTGTGGGATCATTGCCAAGTGCCGCCTCGGTGTGGTGGCAGGAGATAATTTACTCTCAGATGGCCTCTACTGAGCAAGTCTCCGCAGGCACCCAACCTTGTTTCCCTGTCGTCACGGGGCAACCGGGGATACCGAACTCTGCTTGCATTGTTCCCCAATCTGGATGCCCTGGGCTCGAAGCTGTCAACGGTCAGTCTGCTTTCCTGACACTGTCTGTTACGTGTGAGGATTGTAAGGTTGACGGGGAATATCGGTTGAGCCCCTCGAAGCTCCACCGTGAGTTTCGTTAA
- a CDS encoding uncharacterized protein (COG:S;~EggNog:ENOG410PGXJ;~TransMembrane:7 (o24-43i50-70o76-100i112-136o156-175i187-210o222-242i)), translated as MESDDMMLSAGQRPTDPDILVVEAWGQGFLVGSLIVMIAITAANMKKGVLLHRLIVAELALVLGHGMFVFLHAPAYGWFLSVTAVGLTISHSLHNVIAWMKIRGFFPPWGTRLYLITLLAAQPYWVVEIFANFVFFNRGQALYTTTRPLEPLFRDPWWIFTTCFLLYVIQRGYGCSLMQLIRISPRFGVMLLFMVISVVFAVVDMCAIRVENRLGYSPGMEPFWKLAFVFKCLSDTIILDDFRSALDRLRYHYHPDGVPPQEATHARGRSTNRLVDCVPEASIKRPEPVCRPPDMV; from the exons ATGGAGAGCGATGATATGATGCTAAGTGCTGGCCAGCGTCCTACAGACCCGGACATCCTTGTCGTGGAGGCGTGGGGACAAGGATTCCTGGTGGGCTCCCTTATTGTCATGATTGCCATCACCGCGGCCAACATGAAAAAAGGGGTGCTCCTGCACAGACTCATCGTGGCAGAG CTCGCCCTGGTCCTCGGGCACGGAATGTTCGTCTTTCTCCATGCGCCTGCGTATGGCTGGTTTCTCTCGGTCACGGCTGTGGGGCTCACAATTTCGCATTCCCTCCACAACGTAATTGCATGGATGAAGATTCGCGGCTTTTTCCCACCCTGGGGCACGCGACTGTATCTGATCACCCTGCTGGCGGCCCAGCCGTACTGGGTCGTCGAGATCTTTGCCAATTTTGTCTTTTTCAATCGGGGCCAGGCCTTATATACCACCACTCGGCCACTTGAGCCGCTGTTCCG GGACCCTTGGtggatcttcaccacctgctTTCTCCTGTACGTCATCCAGCGGGGCTATGGGTGTTCGCTGATGCAGCTGATCCGCATCAGCCCACGGTTCGGCGTCATGCTCTTGTTCATGGTGATTTCTGTCGTgtttgcggtggtggacatgTGTGCGATCCGGGTCGAGAATCGCCTAGGTTACTCCCCGGGCATGGAGCCGTTTTGGAAG TTGGCGTTTGTTTTCAAATGCCTGAgcgacaccatcatcctggATGACTTCCGGAGCGCCCTGGATCGACTGCGCTATCACTACCACCCGGACGGTGTGCCACCCCAGGAGGCCACGCACGCTCGCGGTCGGAGCACAAACCGGCTTGTGGACTGTGTACCCGAGGCGTCTATCAAACGCCCCGAGCCAGTATGTCGGCCACCGGACATGGTGTAA
- a CDS encoding uncharacterized protein (COG:S;~EggNog:ENOG410PMIB;~InterPro:IPR016137,IPR036305;~PFAM:PF00615;~TransMembrane:7 (o22-44i51-69o89-106i153-174o206-225i245-262o274-293i)) gives MGSELGVTAASTPQPAYTAVSIWWACWAGTWTVIVASGMAYLIAHRSTPPLLLRGLGLSLSAVVVLHVYWASVQFGTMIGTIMPGDAEYWIMGTYLPCGFALFHASNSRFYHVAKLQEDYIIRSSGGIDLSSTSRGKLGAVDRFRRLAYTTKILVLVTMASLVQVFLTVLMWLISRKWHRTWGIPGTEVHGTEMQQKSEMGRGWEWWPGVLGQVFWSWIVGPVVLWKSRHIHDTHGWRVQTMGSIIANLPATPMWLIALYVPAMEPVSQYWLPPQWICLSIWVMEVFAVLLPCREVMRHRAIRQGAFDSIARWEPNTNPFADGTMARRSASILVELTRSGRESWSRSLGSSSSSRDSIFTKRALEYVLERNPAPLQDFSAHRDFSGENIAFLTRVAEWKRSLPHAVWDSRISDYGDLTDLIREQFHRALCIYTTFIDRHANFPINISSQHRKELEKVFDGPAGLLFGDGRPANPAVPFDAPGYAPTPLASPIASMKAEAGSLVADNDPAQYWGEIPQTFSETVFDRAEESIKYLVLTNTWPKFVRSCGIAAEVDLLAGS, from the exons ATGGGATCCGAACTTGGGGTCACTGCCGCATCCACGCCCCAGCCAGCCTATACTGCGGTCAGTATATGGTGGGCCTGCTGGGCGGGTACCTGGACGGTTATTGTTGCGTCTGGCATGGCCTATCTCATCGCCCATCGCAGCACGCCTCCACTCCTGCTGCGAGGCCTCGGGCTGTCGCTATCCGCCGTTGTTGTGCTTCATGTCTATTGGGCTTCCGTGCAGTTCGGAACCATGATTGGCACCATCATGCCCGGAGATGCCGAGTACTGGATCATGGGCACCTATCTACCGTGTGGCTTTGCCCTGTTTCACGCGTCGAACAGTCGCTTCTACCACGTGGCAAAGCTTCAGGAGGACTATATCATTCGTAGTAGTGGCGGAATTGATTTATCCTCCACCTCGAGGGGCAAGCTCGGTGCCGTAGACCGGTTCCGTCGCCTTGCCTACACCACCAAGATCCTCGTGCTTGTTACAATGGCGTCGCTCGTTCAA GTGTTTCTCACGGTCTTGATGTGGCTTATCTCTCGCAAATGGCACCGCACTTGGGGGATTCCAGGCACCGAGGTCCATGGGACCGAGATGCAGCAAAAGTCGGAAATGGGCCGGGGCTGGGAGTG GTGGCCTGGCGTGTTGGGGCAGGTTTTCTGGTCGTGGATTGTGGGCCCCGTTGTTCTCTGGAAATCCCGTCACATCCACGACACCCACGGCTGGCGAGTCCAGACGATGGgctccatcatcgccaa TCTCCCTGCGACGCCGATGTGGCTCATCGCCCTCTATGTTCCCGCCATGGAGCCGGTCAGTCAGTACTGGTTACCGCCCCAGTG GATCTGCCTCTCTatctgggtgatggaggttttTGCTGTTCTCCTGCCGTGCCGAGAGGTAATGCGCCATCGCGCTATCCGACAAGGGGCCTTCGATTCGATCGCACGCTGGGAACCCAATACCAATCCCTTTGCTGATGGCACCATGGCCCGCAGGTCAGCCTCCATTCTTGTCGAGCTCACACGGTCTGGCCGGGAATCATGGAGTAGATCTcttggctccagctccagctctcgGGACAGCATATTCACCAAGCGTGCACTTGAATATGTCTTGGAGCGCAATCCTGCCCCGCTGCAGGATTTTTCCGCCCATCGCGACTTTTCCGGAGAGAATATAGCTTTTCTGACCCGCGTGGCAGAATGGAAGCGCTCGCTGCCCCATGCGGTCTGGGATAGCAGGATCTCAGACTATGGAGACCTTACCGACTTGATTCGGGAGCAGTTTCACCGCGCGCTGTGTATTTACACGACATTTATTGATCGCCATGCGAATTTTCCGATCAACATCTCTTCGCAGCACcggaaggagctggagaaggtctTCGATGGCCCTGCTGGGCTTCTCTTCGGGGACGGGCGCCCGGCCAATCCCGCCGTTCCCTTCGATGCGCCAGGGTATGCCCCCACACCCTTAGCGTCTCCGATCGCCTCCATGAAGGCCGAAGCTGGTTCGCTAGTGGCCGACAATGACCCGGCGCAATACTGGGGCGAGATTCCCCAGACATTCAGTGAGACAGTCTTTGACCGAGCcgaggagagcatcaagTACCTCGTCCTGACCAACACGTGGCCTAAGTTTGTTCGAAGTTGCGGCATCGCAGCTGAGGTTGATTTGCTGGCGGGGAGCTAG
- a CDS encoding uncharacterized protein (COG:S;~EggNog:ENOG410PYN0), giving the protein MYPSSMGDEVKTLPVEPMPKSSTQPRPTSLPFPAQHRILRALQQRLERSAFESIQKWHPQLGQANGWDCAEKVELHMAFRALDRKRRSHSISGSTRIPRKAVNRLRTDVVGIRHAAVHRQLQDHRRLLQQLHSAREFATVWLGDPQCGREIEQCHVRINRLFSAWKARTHRLQGNLAARMGRNSMPEHQRHQFLLREAMRRLWERINRDCVGQADYILQVSFPSLYTKT; this is encoded by the exons ATGTATCCGAGCAGT ATGGGTGATGAGGTAAAAACCCTCCCGGTGGAGCCAATGCCGAAATCATCGACTCAGCCACGACCGACGAGTCTGCCGTTTCCCGCTCAACACCGCATTCTACGGGCACTGCAACAGCGCTTGGAGCGCTCGGCGTTCGAGTCTATCCAGAAATGGCACCCCCAACTCGGCCAGGCTAACGGATGGGATTGTGCCGAGAAGGTAGAATTGCACATGGCGTTCAGAGCGCTGGACCGAAAACGCCGTTCCCATTCCATATCTGGGTCTACGAGAATCCCAAGGAAGGCGGTTAATCGGTTGCGAACCGACGTTGTGGGCATCCGCCACGCAGCCGTGCACCGCCAGCTACAggatcatcgtcgtcttctacAGCAACTGCACTCGGCCCGAGAGTTTGCAACCGTATGGCTGGGCGATCCGCAGTGTGGAAGGGAGATCGAGCAGTGTCACGTGCGGATCAACCGTCTATTCAGCGCATGGAAGGCACGCACCCATCGTCTGCAAGGCAATCTGGCTGCGCGCATGGGACGCAACAGTATGCCTGAGCACCAACGTcaccaattcctcctgcgTGAGGCGATGCGAAGGCTCTGGGAAAGGATCAATCGCGATTGTGTTGGGCAAGCGGACTACATCCTACAAGTGAGCTTTCCGTCATTGTATACAAAGACGTGA